In Jatrophihabitans endophyticus, one DNA window encodes the following:
- a CDS encoding FtsX-like permease family protein, with product MSAATRRAAGVVTAVSALGAAQGVAIVMQIGATGDAVGAGMFGAGATAQLVLGILTVVFLTVAVTVTAVVVAGATEVVLTGQLREIALRRLLGAAARDERDRVRRAVMRRAVVGVAGGAVLGYGVSAAVLAFGVTQSREFRIGAAAFVPSPLLLVALGAQLVVTRGAVRRGTAVVLTVAPVAALRLSAEADAAVTATLAVPRRAAAAVLGAGVTLLAFAVAASTQTPLAMVPAVVGGVVTFVGLVSQAHRFVPGLLAGLARVLPRGVALELARRTLLRHPLRTSRAVLGIAAAVTLVTTFAVGIASFQAAVAEHYEGSAVAGLAHDVLTAVVSVVLVLTVFLVTTATIALGNAMWFGGWTRRRETALRRVLGQPGRATRAGVLAESLLLTLTATVLGLVVGLAFGWVGAQSVFGVEAEGHLVVPVVPPVLVAGAVAGVGLLAAIAAVAPTRAALRLPPIRAYLAG from the coding sequence ATGAGCGCGGCGACGCGCCGGGCCGCCGGTGTCGTGACGGCGGTGTCCGCGCTCGGTGCCGCGCAGGGCGTCGCGATCGTCATGCAGATCGGGGCGACCGGCGACGCGGTCGGGGCAGGCATGTTCGGCGCAGGCGCCACGGCGCAGCTGGTGCTCGGCATCCTCACCGTCGTGTTCCTGACCGTCGCCGTCACCGTGACCGCGGTGGTGGTCGCGGGGGCGACGGAGGTCGTGCTGACCGGGCAGCTCCGCGAGATCGCGCTCCGGCGGCTGCTCGGCGCCGCCGCGCGCGACGAGCGCGACCGGGTGCGGCGGGCGGTCATGCGACGCGCCGTCGTGGGCGTCGCGGGGGGAGCGGTGCTCGGCTACGGGGTGAGCGCGGCGGTGCTCGCGTTCGGCGTGACGCAGTCGCGCGAGTTCCGCATCGGCGCGGCCGCCTTCGTGCCGTCGCCGCTGCTGCTGGTGGCTCTCGGCGCGCAGCTGGTGGTGACCCGGGGTGCGGTCCGGCGTGGGACGGCCGTGGTGCTCACCGTGGCGCCGGTGGCGGCGTTGCGGCTGTCGGCCGAGGCGGACGCGGCGGTCACCGCGACGCTCGCGGTGCCGCGGCGGGCCGCCGCGGCCGTCCTCGGCGCCGGGGTGACGCTGCTGGCGTTCGCCGTGGCCGCCTCGACGCAGACGCCGCTGGCCATGGTGCCGGCCGTCGTCGGCGGCGTGGTCACGTTCGTCGGGCTGGTGTCGCAGGCGCATCGCTTCGTGCCCGGCCTGCTGGCCGGTCTCGCCCGGGTGCTGCCGCGCGGCGTCGCGCTCGAGCTGGCCCGCCGCACGCTGCTGCGGCATCCGCTGCGTACCAGCCGGGCCGTGCTCGGCATCGCCGCCGCCGTGACGCTCGTGACGACCTTCGCCGTCGGCATCGCGAGCTTCCAGGCGGCGGTGGCCGAGCACTACGAGGGCTCGGCGGTGGCGGGGCTCGCCCACGACGTCCTCACCGCGGTGGTCTCGGTGGTCCTGGTGCTCACCGTCTTCCTCGTCACCACCGCGACGATCGCGCTGGGCAACGCGATGTGGTTCGGCGGCTGGACGCGTCGGCGCGAGACGGCGCTGCGCCGCGTGCTCGGCCAACCCGGGCGGGCCACGCGGGCGGGCGTGCTCGCCGAGAGCCTCCTGCTGACGCTGACCGCGACGGTGCTCGGCCTCGTCGTGGGCCTCGCGTTCGGCTGGGTCGGCGCCCAGAGCGTCTTCGGGGTCGAGGCCGAGGGACACCTGGTCGTGCCCGTCGTGCCGCCGGTGCTGGTCGCCGGCGCCGTGGCCGGCGTCGGCCTGCTCGCCGCGATCGCGGCGGTGGCCCCGACGCGGGCCGCGCTGCGGCTGCCGCCGATCCGGGCCTACCTGGCGGGGTGA
- a CDS encoding ABC transporter ATP-binding protein, protein MTSPPTPASAPTSPSARIPPTPQARESSTYASVRRLLRATRVSRGYGSGHGRVAAVDDVTVDFDPGTLTAVMGPSGSGKSTLMHLLAGLDRPSSGGVTLGDQDLNALSDDDLTRLRRDAMGFVFQAFTVFDDLSVAENVDVPFRLARDVAPADPQWRAHLIDALDLAPLLARRPTEISGGQQQRVAIARALVHRPSVVFADEPTGNLDLATGRSVLALLAGLAPTQGCTVVMVTHDPAAAAVADRVLVLADGRLVHDLPRTDAATLSQLMLAEVAR, encoded by the coding sequence ATGACCTCCCCACCGACACCAGCGTCGGCACCGACATCGCCGTCCGCACGGATCCCGCCGACACCGCAGGCGCGGGAATCCTCGACATACGCCTCCGTACGGCGACTGCTCCGCGCCACCCGGGTGAGCCGCGGCTACGGCTCGGGTCACGGCCGGGTGGCCGCCGTCGACGACGTGACCGTCGACTTCGACCCGGGCACGCTGACCGCGGTCATGGGCCCGTCGGGCTCGGGGAAGTCGACGCTCATGCACCTGCTCGCCGGCCTGGACCGCCCGTCCAGCGGTGGTGTGACTCTCGGCGACCAGGATCTGAACGCGCTCTCCGACGACGACCTGACCCGGTTGCGGCGCGACGCGATGGGCTTCGTCTTCCAGGCCTTCACCGTGTTCGACGACCTGAGCGTCGCCGAGAACGTCGACGTCCCGTTCCGGCTCGCCCGGGACGTGGCGCCGGCCGACCCGCAGTGGCGGGCGCACCTGATCGACGCCCTCGACCTGGCGCCGCTGCTCGCGCGCCGGCCGACGGAGATCTCCGGCGGCCAGCAGCAGCGGGTCGCGATCGCGCGCGCCCTCGTCCACCGACCGTCGGTGGTCTTCGCCGACGAGCCCACCGGCAACCTCGATCTCGCCACCGGACGGTCGGTGCTGGCGCTGCTGGCCGGGCTCGCGCCCACGCAGGGCTGCACGGTCGTCATGGTGACGCACGACCCGGCCGCCGCCGCCGTGGCCGACCGCGTGCTCGTGCTCGCCGACGGCCGCCTCGTGCACGACCTGCCCCGGACCGACGCGGCCACGCTGTCGCAGCTGATGCTCGCCGAGGTGGCGCGATGA
- a CDS encoding response regulator has translation MTSPVAVLLVDDQALFRSGLALTVGTQPDLRVVGEAGDGAAAVRLVEELRPDVVLMDVRMPGVDGVEACRRIFAPEAVARRTAPVRVIVLTTFDLDDRAATAIRLGASGFLLKDTTPEFLLAAIRTVHAGNAVLAPDDLGALMDGSLHAPRDVPPAYRTLTAKEEEVFHAVARGLSNLEIARSAHLSESTVKTHVGAILRKLALRDRVQLVVYAVDHGLR, from the coding sequence GTGACGTCCCCGGTCGCGGTGCTGCTCGTGGACGACCAGGCCCTGTTCCGCTCGGGTCTCGCGCTGACGGTGGGCACGCAGCCCGATCTGCGCGTGGTGGGGGAGGCGGGCGACGGTGCGGCGGCGGTGCGGCTCGTCGAGGAGCTGCGCCCCGACGTCGTGCTCATGGACGTCCGGATGCCCGGGGTCGACGGCGTCGAGGCATGTCGGCGGATCTTCGCGCCCGAGGCCGTGGCGCGCCGGACCGCGCCCGTACGGGTCATCGTGCTCACCACGTTCGACCTCGACGACCGCGCCGCGACCGCGATCCGGCTCGGCGCGAGCGGGTTCCTGCTGAAGGACACGACCCCCGAGTTCCTGCTCGCCGCGATCCGGACGGTGCACGCGGGCAACGCCGTGCTCGCCCCCGACGACCTCGGCGCCCTCATGGACGGCTCGCTGCATGCGCCGCGCGACGTGCCACCGGCGTACCGGACGCTCACCGCGAAGGAGGAGGAGGTCTTCCACGCGGTGGCCCGCGGGTTGAGCAATCTCGAGATCGCGCGCTCGGCGCACCTCAGCGAGTCGACGGTCAAGACGCACGTCGGCGCGATCCTGCGCAAACTCGCGTTGCGCGATCGGGTGCAGCTCGTCGTGTACGCCGTGGACCACGGCCTGCGCTGA
- a CDS encoding sensor histidine kinase, which produces MRSWRGRVVDVALAGVVLLVGVCSLRGGAGPGAADIAVLVLAATAAGIARHRPALAVALAWLVGAVQLAGSGRTVGELVVACAVVAFAAARHGGRPTVLLAGVSAPLGVLVALGWAVLYPGRLPGGGVATWLTALTRLTGAGIAGATVAAVAVLLAPWVLGLLLRQEARYRQAEAAHQVEQVRIAALAESQAERSRLTREVHDVVGHSLAVIIAQADAARLASADPRDPAASAPLVRDVLERIAVVGRSSLAEVRDVLSRTAADGPVAAAAGDPGTAELDTARLVDGVRAAGNVVTESVTGAAVPLDVAHAAAAYRVLQEFLTNALKHGGQGEIEVDQVWAADALTLRVTNPAAATVAGAATGTGLAGVTSRLDPLGGSVRTTHARGRFVAVARLPLSADGTS; this is translated from the coding sequence GTGCGGAGCTGGCGGGGTCGGGTCGTCGACGTCGCGCTCGCCGGCGTCGTCCTGCTCGTCGGGGTCTGCTCGCTGCGGGGCGGCGCCGGGCCGGGGGCGGCCGACATCGCCGTGCTGGTGCTCGCGGCCACGGCGGCCGGCATCGCGCGCCACCGGCCGGCCCTCGCCGTGGCGCTGGCCTGGCTCGTCGGTGCGGTCCAGCTGGCGGGCAGCGGGCGAACCGTCGGCGAGCTGGTGGTCGCGTGCGCGGTCGTCGCTTTCGCGGCCGCCCGGCACGGTGGCCGCCCGACGGTGCTGCTGGCCGGCGTCTCGGCGCCGCTCGGGGTGCTGGTGGCGCTCGGCTGGGCGGTGCTCTACCCCGGGCGCCTGCCCGGCGGCGGCGTCGCGACCTGGCTGACCGCGCTGACCCGGCTCACCGGTGCGGGGATCGCCGGCGCCACCGTCGCAGCGGTGGCCGTCCTGCTCGCACCCTGGGTGCTCGGCCTGCTGCTGCGCCAGGAAGCGCGCTACCGGCAGGCCGAGGCCGCCCACCAGGTCGAGCAGGTGCGTATCGCCGCCCTGGCCGAGTCGCAGGCCGAGCGCAGCCGGTTGACCCGCGAGGTCCACGACGTCGTCGGGCACTCGCTCGCCGTGATCATCGCGCAGGCCGACGCCGCCCGGCTGGCCTCGGCCGACCCGCGCGATCCGGCGGCGTCGGCACCGCTCGTCCGCGATGTGCTGGAACGTATCGCGGTCGTCGGGCGCTCGTCGCTCGCCGAGGTGCGTGACGTGCTGTCGCGGACCGCCGCCGACGGGCCGGTCGCGGCGGCCGCAGGCGACCCCGGCACCGCCGAGCTCGACACCGCCCGTCTCGTCGACGGCGTGCGGGCGGCCGGCAACGTCGTCACCGAGTCCGTCACCGGCGCCGCCGTCCCGCTCGACGTCGCCCACGCGGCTGCGGCGTACCGGGTGCTGCAGGAGTTCCTGACCAACGCGCTCAAGCACGGGGGCCAGGGCGAGATCGAGGTCGACCAGGTGTGGGCGGCGGACGCGCTGACCCTGCGCGTGACGAATCCGGCGGCCGCCACGGTCGCCGGCGCGGCGACGGGGACGGGCCTCGCCGGCGTGACGTCGCGCCTGGACCCGCTCGGGGGCAGCGTTCGGACCACGCACGCGCGCGGCCGATTCGTCGCCGTCGCCCGACTGCCGCTCTCCGCGGACGGCACGTCGTGA
- a CDS encoding SRPBCC family protein, whose protein sequence is MTRIHLVQDYDRPPETVWRVLTDPALVPRWTASGRGGRPEGFAPVVGTRFRFVGRPVPGWDGIVRCEVLAVEAPTVLRYSWRGGEDEAPSEVVYRLAATPTGTRFTYDHTGFTGVVGRLTARLVLQPVRRRMLAEGIPAVLATLTDDGRPLPAGPVPPVPPDDRPRTSG, encoded by the coding sequence ATGACGCGCATCCACCTCGTCCAGGACTACGACCGCCCGCCCGAGACGGTGTGGCGCGTGCTCACCGACCCGGCCCTCGTGCCGCGATGGACCGCGAGCGGCCGGGGCGGGCGGCCGGAGGGCTTCGCGCCGGTCGTCGGCACCCGCTTCCGCTTCGTCGGCCGGCCGGTGCCCGGCTGGGACGGCATCGTGCGATGCGAGGTGCTCGCCGTCGAGGCGCCGACAGTGCTGCGGTACAGCTGGCGGGGCGGGGAGGACGAGGCGCCCAGCGAGGTCGTCTACCGACTGGCGGCGACTCCGACCGGGACCCGCTTCACCTACGACCACACCGGGTTCACCGGCGTCGTCGGGCGTCTCACGGCCAGGCTCGTGCTGCAGCCGGTGCGGCGCCGGATGCTCGCCGAGGGCATCCCGGCGGTGCTGGCCACCCTCACCGACGACGGCCGTCCGCTGCCCGCCGGTCCCGTGCCCCCGGTCCCTCCGGACGACCGTCCTCGTACCAGCGGCTGA